From candidate division KSB1 bacterium, a single genomic window includes:
- a CDS encoding type II toxin-antitoxin system HicB family antitoxin, whose translation MKLNIVYKKEKEWFIGHIQQHPDYESQGKTIGELKDNLIEIYHDIQKGLVPDAEPFQLLEIAI comes from the coding sequence TTGAAATTAAATATTGTCTATAAAAAAGAAAAAGAATGGTTTATCGGGCATATACAACAACACCCCGATTATGAAAGCCAGGGAAAAACAATCGGTGAATTAAAAGACAATCTAATAGAGATTTATCATGATATTCAAAAAGGTTTGGTGCCAGATGCAGAACCTTTTCAGCTATTGGAAATAGCGATTTGA